In Thunnus maccoyii chromosome 3, fThuMac1.1, whole genome shotgun sequence, the following proteins share a genomic window:
- the LOC121894507 gene encoding SH3 and cysteine-rich domain-containing protein 3-like, translating to MAHYDSLDDKDSVDIHDNPPLPDNVVKEEDNTVYFIYDEEVEEEEKDEPPPPEPIKPVNDRPHKFKDHYCKKPKFCDVCARMIVLNNKFALRCKNCKTSIHHQCQSYVEFQRCFGKIPPGFRRAYSSPLYSSQQNATVSQLLPFSQSNRTDPVFETLRIGVIMANKERKKGSEDKKNMMMMEEEESQPKQEEEGGEGANPEGDKRGDKTPADDKSKKLQPGKIGVFSQSHYYLALYRFKAIEKDDLDVHPGDRITVIDDSNEEWWRGKIRERTGFIPANYIIRVRSGERVYKVTRSFVGNREMGQITLKKDQIVVKKGEEVNGYLKVSTGRKLGFFPANLLQEI from the exons ATGGCTCATTATGACTC GTTGGATGACAAGGACTCTGTGGATATTCATGACAACCCCCCTCTCCCTGATAACGTGGTGAAAGAGGAGGACAACACG GTGTATTTCATCTATGATGAggaggtagaagaagaagagaaagatgaaCCACCTCCTCCGGAACCAATCAAACCAGTCAACGACAGACCTCACAAGTTCAAGGACCACTACTGCAAGAAACCAAAGTTTTGTGATGTCTGCGCACGAATGATAGTTT tGAACAATAAGTTTGCATTGCGATGTAAGAACTGCAAAACCAGCATCCACCACCAGTGTCAGTCCTACGTAGAGTTCCAGAGGTGTTTTGGCAAAATT CCACCTGGATTCAGAAGAGCCTACAGCTCTCCTCTGTACAGCAGTCAGCAGAATGCCACAGTCTCACAGCTGCTGCCCTTTT cacAGTCAAACCGCACTGACCCTGTGTTTGAGACACTGCGTATTGGTGTGATCATGGCCAACAAGGAGCGTAAAAAAGGGTCAGAGGACAAGAAGAAT atgatgatgatggaagaagaagagtcTCAGCccaaacaggaggaggaaggaggtgaaggag CAAACCCAGAAGGAGACAAGAGGGGAGACAAGACTCCTGCAGATGACAAG AGTAAAAAGCTCCAGCCAGGGAAGATCGGTGTGTTCAGCCAGTCTCACTATTATCTGGCTCTCTACCGCTTCAAGGCCATAGAGAAAGATGACCTGGATGTGCA TCCTGGTGACCGCATCACAGTGATAGATGACTCCAATGAGGAGTGGTGGAGG GGGAAgatcagagagagaacaggCTTCATCCCTGCCAACTACATCATCCGTGTGCGATCAGGAGAGAGGGTCTACAAGGTGACGCGCTCCTTTGTCGGCAACAGAGAGATGGGCCAAATCACTCTGAAGAAagaccag ATTGTGGTGAAGAAGGGTGAGGAAGTTAATGGCTACCTGAAGGTCAGTACAGGACGGAAACTCGGCTTCTTCCCCGCCAACCTGCTGCAGGAGATCTGA